One Spinacia oleracea cultivar Varoflay chromosome 4, BTI_SOV_V1, whole genome shotgun sequence DNA segment encodes these proteins:
- the LOC110799515 gene encoding uncharacterized protein, translated as MVIPLESQNLFASVDMGTNTFKLLIIHLEPSSAKFTTIHNHSDAVALGRNSSPSSSSPSSPPLISPDSQFRAIESLKKFQEILRSHNVTRTRMVGTSAIREAGNRSIFLNEVRENLGFDFHVTVLSGVEEARLIYLGVLQFLHVYDKRVLTIDIGGGSTEFVIGDHGEVVYADSLRLGHLTLTQNFGESDLVGLRGYVRELIEGSGLVDKVKILGFEVAVGSSGTIRAVENAIWCSYGCDDREKGGMRVLEEGSRRNLWWFSREELRDLVERLCTVEFSEREKVRRDEFFGRRSEFIVAGAVLLEEIMELLGISEMQVSKYALGEGVVAEMVSGEFPEFDLNANVRWKSIMRLSMRFNGNDRMRNGVQCSAIAKDIFEGLRKYTKVFEDHFTDDVCLDEKDFEYLEAACMLHNIGLYLGKKGYHKNSYSIVMEHSQLDGYTSEEIQLIAQLARHHRKKFPNFEYTSLQGFPREKFGILCSILRLSVIIQKHKILKLGEIKFDDSSESFVLVLVKKGDQPILLDSKSLAKDIETKTRKEAEFFEGVFHQKLLVVVEMDGSESSARQ; from the exons ATGGTGATTCCACTTGAATCCCAAAACCTCTTTGCCTCAGTTGACATGGGCACAAACACCTTCAAACTCTTAATCATCCATCTTGAACCCTCCTCCGCCAAGTTTACCACCATCCACAACCACTCAGACGCCGTCGCTTTGGGCCGCAATTCATCTCCGTCGTCATCATCGCCATCATCACCGCCGTTAATTTCCCCGGACTCCCAATTCCGggcaattgaatccctcaagaAATTCCAAGAAATTTTACGGTCCCACAACGTGACTCGAACCAGGATGGTCGGAACTTCAGCCATCAGGGAGGCCGGAAACCGGAGCATCTTCCTAAATGAGGTGAGAGAAAATCTGGGTTTTGATTTCCATGTAACTGTGCTGTCTGGGGTTGAAGAAGCTAGGTTAATTTACCTTGGTGTGCTTCAATTTTTGCATGTTTATGATAAAAGGGTTTTAACTATAGATATTGGAGGTGGGTCTACTGAATTTGTGATAGGGGATCATGGGGAGGTTGTTTATGCTGATTCATTAAGATTAGGGCATTTGACGCTGACCCAAAATTTTGGGGAGAGTGATTTGGTTGGACTTAGGGGTTATGTTCGTGAGCTGATTGAAGGATCTGGGTTGGTTGACAAAGTGAAAATTTTGGGATTTGAGGTTGCAGTTGGATCATCTGGGACGATTCGAGCTGTTGAGAATGCGATATGGTGCAGTTATGGATGTGATGACAGGGAGAAAGGGGGTATGAGGGTTTTGGAGGAGGGCAGTAGGAGGAATTTGTGGTGGTTTAGTAGGGAGGAGTTGAGGGATCTTGTGGAGAGATTGTGTACGGTTGAGTTTAGTGAGAGAGAAAAGGTTAGGAGAGACGAGTTCTTTGGTAGGAGGTCGGAGTTCATTGTGGCGGGTGCAGTTCTTTTGGAAGAAATTATGGAGTTGCTTGGGATTAGTGAGATGCAGGTTTCCAAGTATGCGCTGGGAGAAGGTGTAGTGGCTGAGATGGTCTCTGGGGAATTCCCGGAGTTTGATTTGAACGCCAATGTGAGATGGAAATCAATAATGAGACTTTCCATGAGGTTTAATGGAAATGATAGGATGAGAAATGGTGTTCAGTGCTCTGCTATCGCGAAG GATATATTTGAAGGTTTGAGGAAGTACACCAAGGTTTTTGAAGATCATTTTACTGATGATGTATGCCTTGATGAAAAGGATTTTGAGTATCTTGAAGCTGCTTGTATGCTTCACAATATTGGTCTCTATCTTGGGAAAAAGGGCTACCATAAAAACTCCTATAGTATTGTCATG GAACACAGCCAACTAGATGGTTACACAAGTGAGGAGATTCAG TTGATAGCACAACTTGCCAGACATCATAGGAAGAAGTTCCCAAATTTTGAGTATACTTCTCTCCAAGGTTTCCCAAGAGAG AAATTTGGAATTCTTTGCTCCATTTTACGTTTATCAGTCATCATTCAGAAGCACAAGATATTGAAGCTTGGAGAGATCAAATTTGATGATTCTAGTGAAAGTTTTGTACTG GTTCTGGTAAAGAAGGGGGACCAACCTATACTTCTAGATTCAAAGTCATTGGCCAAGGACATTGAAACAAAAACCAGGAAAGAAGCCGAGTTCTTTGAAGGG GTCTTTCATCAGAAGTTATTGGTTGTAGTTGAAATGGACGGCTCAGAGTCATCAGCAAGACAATGA